ATATTTAAAAATAATCTATGGAATAAGTTTACTCAGCTTATTCCCTGCACTGAGTTTTGCACAACCAGCGACGCGTTATTATGGAAAACCGCTGACTTCACAAACGCAGCGTTTCCCAACCTATGCTGGGCCGTATCAAGGTGCATTGCCCAGACCTACATCACCATCTCAAATTGAGCCCCCTCATCACAGACCACCTCCGCATCATCCATCACATGGCGGGTATCCGATGCGACCAGGGGTGAGTATTATTTATCGAGCCCCTAGTTATTCAACCTATAGTCAGGAAACCAGTAGCTATGTGTATGGAGATGGTGATTCCAGCATTGAAAGCCGTGATTATGTGTTGATTACCGATTGGCGACGTTTGGGATTACCAGAGCCACCTGAAGGCATGCACTGGATTTATGAAAATGGATGCTATGCCTTAGAACCAGATTAAAAATAAATGAATCTTTGATCGATATAGAAAACCCTCCGTTGTTTAGATGGAGGGTTTTTGTGGTGAATTAAGAATTAAGCGAGTTCATCGTCTTGTGGGCGTGGTGTTTTGCCTTCAGCTAAGGGCTTGTCGGCATGTTTATCCCGAATCACCGAAGGATAATTCCATGATGCATAACGCACCACCAAGATTGCAATCGCCATAATTAGAATTGAACCCGTAATAATCACCAAATCCATATCGGCTTTGTGGTCATGCTGGATATCGGAAATTAAAAGTCGGGTGAGGGCAGTGATCGCAATATAAATTAAAAAGCGGACAGGCATGTGGTTGGTTTTAAAATAGATACCGACCATTGCACCCAGTTCGAGGTAGATGAATAACAGCAAAATATCATCAATCGAGGCGTACTGTTTAATGGTCAGAATCTCATAAACGGTATGTCCCGCCGACCAAATCACCATACAGCCAATAATAAATAAAGCCACATAGTGAAAACTTTCCACTGCGGTATTGCCTAGTTTGTCGAGGAGGGTTTCTATTTTTTCTATTTTGGGGTCACGGTTGGTCATGGCTGCCTCCTCATACTTTGCGGATATTATATTGAATCATATGCAAATTTCATGCAAATGACGAGAAATTGATTATAAAAAGCTGACGTAAAAAAAACGCCTGACTGGTCAGGCGTTTTTTATCGTGTATGAACTAATTAAGCTTGGTTGATGAAGTAGTCTTCAGAGAAGTTCATGATAACTTCTGCACCCGCTTTTACTTTGGCAATACGTAAGTCGATTTCAGGCAAAATACGCTGTGTAAAGTAAGCCGCAAGTGCCAATTTGTTTTGATAGAAATCACCATCTTTGGCTTTTGCAGCATTGGCAATTCTTGCAAACATATAGGCAAAGCTGAGTAGGCCAACTGCATGTAAGTAATCTACTGCTGCTGCATTCGGGAACTCTGCACTTTCAGCAGTACGTTCAAGGATATACTTAGTCACTTCTTCCACTTCAGTTGCAGCATCGAGTGTTGCATCTTTAATGAAGTTTAGGTCAGCGTCTAAGCTGTTAGCAAAGTCACGGATTTCAGAAATGTAGTCTGCGATAAATGCACCACCACATTTAATGGTTTTACGACCGATTAAATCTTGAGACTGAACGCCGTTGGTGCCTTCATAGATTTGTGCAATACGCAAGTCACGTACACATTGCTCCATGCCCCATTCACGAATATAACCATGACCACCGAAGACCATTTGTGCATCTAAAGTTGCTTGGAATGCTGTGTCAGTTAAATATGCTTTTGCAATAGGGGTTAGCAATGCAACACGGTCATTGGCTGCTTTCACCGCTTCAGGGTCTGTTGAGAACTTGGTGATATCCAGTTGCTGACCCACGTAAACTGCAAATGCACGAGATGCTTCATTGTTCGCACGTGCATTCAGCAACATACGACGCACATCACCATGAACTAAAATGCTGTCCGCAGGTTTAGCTGGCGATTGAACACCCGACGCGCTACGACCTTGTAGACGGTCTGTCGCGTACTGTGCCGCATTTTGGTAAGCAAATTCAGATGCGCCTAAACCTTGAATACCCATCGATAAACGTTCGTAGTTCATCATCACGAACATTGCCGCAAGGCCTTCATTTTCTTTACCGACCAAGTAACCTTTGGCACCGTCAAAGTTCATCACACAAGTCGCAGACGCTTTGATCCCCATTTTGTGTTCAATTGAACCTGGACCTGCTGCATTACGCTCGCCCACAGAACCATCTGCATTCACAAGGAATTTAGGTACGATGAATAATGAAATACCACGTGAACCCGCAGGTGCATCTGGTGTTTTCGCTAGAACTAAGTGAATGATATTTTCTGCTAAGTCGTGGTCACCGCCAGTAATAAAGATTTTGGTTCCTGTAATGTTATAGGTGCCGTCTTCGTTACGTTCAGCTTTAGTTTTGATAATGCCTAAATCTGTACCTGCATGTGGCTCAGTTAAACACATGGTCCCAGACCATTCACCTGAGTATATTTTAGGTAAATAGGTTTCTTTTTGTTCTTGTGATGCATAGCTGTTTAACGCCATGCCAGCACCGACAGAAAGAAGTGGGTAGAGCATGAATGATGGGTTAGTTGCGAACAGCATTTCATCTGCAAGAACTGTCAGCATTTTTGGCATGCCTTGACCGCCCCATTCCTCATCAGCCGCTAAGCCAATCCAACCGCCTTCTGCATATTGCTTAAACGCTTCTTTAAAACCAGCAGGTGTGGTGACTGCACCATTGCTATAAGTTGCACCTTCTTCATCACCTGTACGGTTTAAAGGCAGGGTTACGTTTTGTGCAAATTTAGCCATTTCCTCGAGGATCGCTTCAGCCGTCGCACTGTCTACATGAGCTAGATTTTCATTAGACTGCCAGAACTGATCTGCGTTGAAAACGTCATTGAGGATAAATTTCATATCCGCAAGTGGGGCATTATAAATTGGCATGTTCGTTCACCTGTTTATTGTTTGAATCTCTGTAGACTTAGGGCAGCTTAACTAACAATGGAGAGTGTTGTCAGATGACCCAAGCGAAATAACGCTCTATTTATAATGAAAAAGGACCGCCAAAGCTATGACTGTCCTTTTTCATTTCTGTACTCAAGAGTACAACTATTTCGAATATCGAATTAGTTATTAACTACTTAGAATGCAAAGTGCTCTGCATCTAATGCGAGTAACGGTTCTACACCACCAGCAATCACGTCAACGTGTGAGCGAACACGTGGAAGAATCTTCTTGAAGTAGAAGCGAGCTGTAGTAACTTTCGCGTTATAGAAGTCAACGTCAGTTGTACCTGCAGCCAATGTTTCTTGAGCTACAAGAGCCATACGTGCCCATAGGTAAGCAAGCGTTACATAACCAGAGAAGTAGAGGTAATCGACCGCAGCAGCACCCACTTCATCTGGGTTTTGCATTGCTTTCATACCAATTTGCATGGTTAAGTCGCCCCACTCTTTGTTTAGAGCAGCAAGAGGTTCAACAAACTCTTTCATTGCAGCATTGTCTTTGTTTGCTTCAACAAATTTGTGAACAATCTTAGTGAAGTCTTTCAACATTGCACCTTGAGTACCCAAAACCTTACGACCTAACAAGTCAAGTGCTTGGATTTCAGTTGTTCCTTCGTATAGACACGCAATACGTGTATCACGAACAATTTGTTCCATGCCATGCTCTGAAATAAAGCCATGACCACCGAACACTTGAACGCCGTGTTTTGCAGACTCAGAACCTGTTTCAGTCAAGAATGCTTTTGCGATTGGTGTAAGCAACGACAAGATGTTGTCAGAGTATTTACGCTCTTCTTCAGTTGCACCTTGTTCAACCACGTCAGCATGTAGAGACAATAAGTAAACCAGTGCACGACCGCCTTCAGCAAATGCTTTTTGAGTTAACAGCATGTTACGAACAGCAGGGTGAACAATAATTGGGTCTGCTTCTTTTTCTGGAGCTTTAGGGCCTGTTAAAGAACGCATTGCCAAACGGTCTTTTGCATAGGTTAATGCACCTTGGAATGCACCTTCAGATGCAGATAAACCTTGAACTGCTGTACCAATACGAGCAGTGTTCATGAAGGTGAACATGCAGTTTAAGCCGCGGTTTTCAGGCCCAATGAGGAAACCTTTTGCGTTATCAAAGTTGATTACGCAAGTTGAGTTACCATGGATCCCCATTTTGTGTTCGATAGAACCACAACGCACCGCATTACGCTCACCCACAGTACCATCTGCGTTTAAGTTAAACTTTGGTACGATGAATAAAGAAATACCTTTAGTGCCTTTAGGTGCGCCAGGAAGACGAGCAAGGACGATGTGAACAATGTTCTCAGCCATGTCATGTTCACCCGCTGAGATAAAGATTTTCTCACCAGTGATTGCATAGCTACCGTCAGCTTGTGGCTCAGCTTTAGTACGGATAATACCCAAGTCAGAACCAGCGTGTGATTCTGTTAAGCACATCGTACCTGTCCAAACACCTGAAACAAGGTTTGGTAAGTAAGCATCTTTTTGTTCAGCTGAACCGTGATGTTCTAAAGTACGAACTGCACCGTGAGAAAGACCAGGGTACATACCCCATGCCCAGTTTGCAGTACCGACCATTTCTGAAATTACGTTACCTAAAGAAACAGGTAATGCTT
This DNA window, taken from Acinetobacter sp. WCHA55, encodes the following:
- a CDS encoding RcnB family protein, with the protein product MMKYLKIIYGISLLSLFPALSFAQPATRYYGKPLTSQTQRFPTYAGPYQGALPRPTSPSQIEPPHHRPPPHHPSHGGYPMRPGVSIIYRAPSYSTYSQETSSYVYGDGDSSIESRDYVLITDWRRLGLPEPPEGMHWIYENGCYALEPD
- a CDS encoding phosphate-starvation-inducible protein PsiE, with amino-acid sequence MTNRDPKIEKIETLLDKLGNTAVESFHYVALFIIGCMVIWSAGHTVYEILTIKQYASIDDILLLFIYLELGAMVGIYFKTNHMPVRFLIYIAITALTRLLISDIQHDHKADMDLVIITGSILIMAIAILVVRYASWNYPSVIRDKHADKPLAEGKTPRPQDDELA
- a CDS encoding acyl-CoA dehydrogenase C-terminal domain-containing protein, translating into MPIYNAPLADMKFILNDVFNADQFWQSNENLAHVDSATAEAILEEMAKFAQNVTLPLNRTGDEEGATYSNGAVTTPAGFKEAFKQYAEGGWIGLAADEEWGGQGMPKMLTVLADEMLFATNPSFMLYPLLSVGAGMALNSYASQEQKETYLPKIYSGEWSGTMCLTEPHAGTDLGIIKTKAERNEDGTYNITGTKIFITGGDHDLAENIIHLVLAKTPDAPAGSRGISLFIVPKFLVNADGSVGERNAAGPGSIEHKMGIKASATCVMNFDGAKGYLVGKENEGLAAMFVMMNYERLSMGIQGLGASEFAYQNAAQYATDRLQGRSASGVQSPAKPADSILVHGDVRRMLLNARANNEASRAFAVYVGQQLDITKFSTDPEAVKAANDRVALLTPIAKAYLTDTAFQATLDAQMVFGGHGYIREWGMEQCVRDLRIAQIYEGTNGVQSQDLIGRKTIKCGGAFIADYISEIRDFANSLDADLNFIKDATLDAATEVEEVTKYILERTAESAEFPNAAAVDYLHAVGLLSFAYMFARIANAAKAKDGDFYQNKLALAAYFTQRILPEIDLRIAKVKAGAEVIMNFSEDYFINQA
- a CDS encoding acyl-CoA dehydrogenase C-terminal domain-containing protein — protein: MPQYKAPLRDMQFVLHELLNAEEHYSKLPAFQETVSRELVDQYLEAAADFCENELSPINQSGDREGCTWNDGVVTTPTGFKEAYQKYIELGFPSLSAEEQYGGQALPVSLGNVISEMVGTANWAWGMYPGLSHGAVRTLEHHGSAEQKDAYLPNLVSGVWTGTMCLTESHAGSDLGIIRTKAEPQADGSYAITGEKIFISAGEHDMAENIVHIVLARLPGAPKGTKGISLFIVPKFNLNADGTVGERNAVRCGSIEHKMGIHGNSTCVINFDNAKGFLIGPENRGLNCMFTFMNTARIGTAVQGLSASEGAFQGALTYAKDRLAMRSLTGPKAPEKEADPIIVHPAVRNMLLTQKAFAEGGRALVYLLSLHADVVEQGATEEERKYSDNILSLLTPIAKAFLTETGSESAKHGVQVFGGHGFISEHGMEQIVRDTRIACLYEGTTEIQALDLLGRKVLGTQGAMLKDFTKIVHKFVEANKDNAAMKEFVEPLAALNKEWGDLTMQIGMKAMQNPDEVGAAAVDYLYFSGYVTLAYLWARMALVAQETLAAGTTDVDFYNAKVTTARFYFKKILPRVRSHVDVIAGGVEPLLALDAEHFAF